In Caproiciproducens sp. NJN-50, the following are encoded in one genomic region:
- a CDS encoding L-rhamnose isomerase: MEERYQSAKRSYAEIGVDTDAAMETLKKIQISLHCWQGDDVQGFDQKRPLSGGIQATGNYPGKAETPLELMQDMDKALSLIPGRHKINLHASYAIFEEGEFADRDQLQPRHFRKWVEYAKKRNLGLDFNPTFFSHPMADSGMTLSNPDEAVRNFWIRHGQACIRISQYFAEELGQPCVMNIWIPDGLKNIPADRTSPRARFKDSLDQILSIKYDRSKVPVCLESKVFGIGLESYTVGSSEFAINYAARNSIVCLMDNGHYHPTESVSDKISSMLLFHDKIALHITRPVRWDSDHVVLFDDETREIAEEIVRNDAVGRVFLSLDFFDASINRIAAWAVGMRSLQKALLYALLSPNQLFAELQKAGQFTKLMMCQERLKTLPMGDVWNFFCRNSGVCTEDALPAEIERYEKEVLSKRGMHHESIGR, translated from the coding sequence TATCAGTCCGCGAAAAGAAGCTATGCGGAAATAGGTGTTGATACCGACGCCGCGATGGAAACGCTGAAAAAAATACAGATCAGTCTGCATTGCTGGCAGGGAGACGATGTTCAGGGGTTCGACCAAAAGCGCCCGCTTTCCGGAGGCATTCAGGCAACCGGAAATTATCCCGGAAAAGCGGAGACCCCTCTAGAGCTGATGCAGGATATGGATAAGGCGCTCAGCCTGATTCCAGGCCGGCATAAAATCAATCTGCACGCAAGCTATGCAATTTTTGAAGAAGGGGAATTTGCCGACCGGGATCAGCTTCAACCAAGACATTTCAGAAAATGGGTGGAATATGCGAAGAAACGGAACCTGGGCCTGGACTTCAATCCGACCTTTTTTTCTCACCCGATGGCGGATTCCGGAATGACCCTTTCGAATCCGGACGAAGCGGTCAGGAATTTCTGGATCCGCCATGGCCAGGCGTGCATCCGAATTTCCCAGTACTTTGCCGAAGAGCTCGGCCAGCCCTGTGTAATGAATATCTGGATTCCGGACGGCCTCAAAAACATACCGGCGGATCGAACGTCGCCGAGAGCGAGATTTAAGGATTCTCTGGACCAGATTCTTTCCATCAAGTATGATCGTTCCAAAGTGCCGGTCTGCCTGGAGTCGAAAGTCTTTGGAATCGGGCTGGAATCTTATACCGTCGGTTCCAGCGAGTTTGCCATCAACTATGCGGCCCGCAACAGCATCGTTTGCCTCATGGACAACGGGCATTATCATCCGACGGAAAGCGTATCGGATAAGATTTCATCCATGCTGCTGTTTCATGACAAAATTGCACTTCATATCACAAGGCCGGTTCGCTGGGACAGTGACCATGTGGTGCTGTTCGACGATGAAACCAGGGAAATTGCAGAAGAGATTGTCCGAAACGATGCGGTCGGGCGCGTGTTTCTGTCACTGGATTTCTTCGATGCCAGCATCAACCGGATCGCGGCGTGGGCTGTGGGAATGAGAAGCCTGCAGAAAGCGCTGCTTTACGCTCTGCTGAGCCCGAATCAATTGTTCGCCGAGCTGCAGAAAGCCGGACAGTTTACCAAACTGATGATGTGTCAGGAAAGGCTGAAAACCCTCCCGATGGGAGATGTCTGGAATTTTTTCTGCAGGAACAGCGGCGTCTGCACAGAGGACGCACTCCCTGCGGAAATAGAACGATATGAAAAAGAAGTGCTGTCGAAAAGGGGGATGCATCATGAAAGTATTGGACGCTGA
- the rhaD gene encoding rhamnulose-1-phosphate aldolase has translation MKVLDADFAKGFIHLCESGFKRGWHERNGGNLSYRIKPDEVERISEELNEKGPFLPTGTKVQELAGEYFMVTGSGKYFGNVPLEPENNIAIIQIDQSGENCQIKWGLCNGGVPTSELPSHLMNHNVKKRVTDGSYRVIYHCHATNIIALTFVLPLKDEIFTRELWEAATECPVVFPSGVGVVKWMIPGGREIALETSKRMEEYDVVIWAHHGLFCSGEDFDQAFGLADTVEKAAEILVKTLSMVSQKRQTIQPEGFRQLARAFQVDLPEKFLYEK, from the coding sequence ATGAAAGTATTGGACGCTGATTTTGCCAAGGGCTTTATCCATTTATGTGAATCCGGATTTAAACGGGGATGGCATGAGAGAAACGGCGGCAACTTATCGTACCGGATAAAGCCGGACGAGGTGGAACGAATTAGTGAAGAGCTGAATGAAAAAGGTCCCTTTTTGCCGACCGGAACGAAAGTGCAGGAACTGGCCGGAGAATATTTTATGGTGACAGGTTCAGGAAAGTATTTCGGTAATGTTCCGCTGGAACCTGAAAACAATATTGCAATCATTCAGATCGATCAAAGCGGGGAAAACTGTCAAATCAAATGGGGCCTTTGCAACGGGGGCGTGCCGACCAGCGAGCTGCCTTCCCACTTGATGAATCATAACGTGAAAAAGCGCGTGACGGATGGTTCCTACCGTGTTATTTACCATTGCCACGCGACGAATATTATCGCTTTGACCTTTGTGCTTCCGCTGAAAGATGAGATATTCACAAGAGAACTTTGGGAGGCTGCAACAGAATGTCCGGTAGTTTTTCCATCCGGGGTCGGCGTCGTAAAATGGATGATTCCGGGCGGAAGGGAAATTGCTTTGGAAACTTCAAAACGAATGGAAGAATATGATGTTGTCATTTGGGCGCATCATGGACTCTTTTGCTCCGGAGAAGATTTCGACCAGGCCTTCGGGCTTGCCGACACGGTGGAAAAGGCCGCAGAGATCCTGGTGAAAACTCTCTCCATGGTTTCTCAAAAAAGGCAGACAATCCAGCCGGAGGGTTTCAGGCAGCTGGCAAGAGCGTTTCAAGTTGACCTTCCCGAAAAATTTTTATACGAGAAATAG
- the rhaM gene encoding L-rhamnose mutarotase: MKKIQAFTMKLYPGMTEEYKKRHQEIWPDMVRMIHEYGGSNYSIFFDEATDTLFACIELTDEAKWKESSQTAICKKWWEFMADLMETNPDNSPVSYPLNLMFHLA; the protein is encoded by the coding sequence ATGAAGAAAATTCAAGCATTCACGATGAAACTTTATCCCGGCATGACGGAGGAATATAAAAAGCGGCATCAAGAGATCTGGCCCGATATGGTACGGATGATTCATGAATACGGAGGGAGCAACTACAGCATTTTTTTCGATGAAGCCACAGATACGCTCTTTGCCTGCATTGAATTGACTGACGAGGCAAAGTGGAAAGAATCGTCTCAAACGGCGATCTGTAAAAAATGGTGGGAATTTATGGCCGATCTTATGGAAACAAACCCGGATAACAGCCCCGTTTCCTATCCGCTGAATTTGATGTTTCATTTGGCCTGA
- a CDS encoding LysR family transcriptional regulator: MFDSRQIEYVLAIAEEKSLTRAADKLYLTQSALSQQLAKLKIDGLPPLFEYRHGEMELTDAGKLYINGAHIIMKLKSDAMDLLQNSNHMPYAPVHISLCGLCDSIKYKFYEEAVPEFHKLFPDVVLNVQTHTTEAAEKLILNHKLDIAVFPARVSSSPEIDYKILKNEELVLILPANKELKDLPLLLPTPETIMHDFCINALTINSVERPVIFYIDEPETALDLVRQESCAAVISKSLFEAEPGIAIASWEKKYSYNIVAACISKKELSPPGQKMLELLNSVFL; the protein is encoded by the coding sequence TTGTTTGATTCCAGACAAATTGAATATGTTCTTGCAATCGCCGAAGAAAAAAGCCTCACGCGCGCAGCGGACAAATTGTATCTGACCCAGTCGGCGCTCAGCCAGCAGCTGGCAAAATTGAAAATTGATGGCCTTCCTCCGCTTTTTGAATACCGGCATGGAGAAATGGAGCTTACAGATGCGGGCAAGCTATATATAAACGGCGCTCATATTATCATGAAGTTAAAAAGTGACGCCATGGATCTTCTGCAAAATTCGAATCATATGCCATATGCGCCCGTTCATATCAGCTTATGCGGCTTATGTGACAGCATCAAATATAAATTTTACGAGGAGGCAGTGCCTGAGTTTCACAAGCTCTTTCCCGATGTTGTTTTGAACGTTCAAACCCATACGACAGAGGCAGCTGAAAAACTGATCTTGAATCATAAACTTGACATCGCGGTTTTCCCTGCACGAGTTTCTTCATCCCCGGAGATTGATTACAAAATTTTAAAAAACGAAGAGCTGGTGCTGATCCTCCCGGCCAATAAAGAGTTGAAAGACCTGCCGCTGCTTTTGCCAACTCCAGAAACAATCATGCATGATTTTTGCATAAACGCGTTAACAATAAACTCCGTGGAACGTCCTGTTATTTTTTATATCGATGAGCCGGAAACTGCTTTGGACCTTGTGCGGCAGGAGTCCTGTGCGGCAGTGATTTCCAAAAGCCTGTTTGAAGCGGAGCCCGGAATCGCCATCGCATCCTGGGAAAAGAAATATTCTTATAATATTGTAGCAGCGTGCATCAGCAAAAAGGAACTGTCCCCTCCGGGACAAAAGATGCTGGAATTGTTAAACAGCGTCTTTTTGTAG
- a CDS encoding LysR family transcriptional regulator → MIHVNIRQLECITAIADCQSMKRASQILNISQPALSKCLANIERQIGKALFYRGRNLVLTPAGQIYVSYARQIVQVKHRTYQMILTQNSARSEHFTFGSTPHAGSILFSRAYPGFYHRYPNVSIDYQEGYFMDLLKMLRNGEIDICLGVSDSTESIDQNLRFLPIIEEERLIAISSNHPLAEGGVRDGQDACMRVSLSRFRDVPFIGFNPNTFSSYLIHKLSSQAGFVPITIYQTSNSILARNMARTINGVTLLPRNVCLANEGMSYFSNDPPCSFVNGIYLRNDFEITESIQYFIYLVAHLEIETLAPATLRLSDEIQSYIEKWEKSGRDEFV, encoded by the coding sequence GTGATTCATGTGAACATCCGGCAACTGGAATGTATTACGGCGATTGCAGACTGTCAGTCCATGAAGAGAGCTTCGCAGATTCTAAATATTTCCCAGCCCGCCCTAAGCAAATGCCTCGCAAATATAGAGCGGCAGATTGGGAAAGCCCTGTTTTATCGCGGCAGAAATTTGGTTCTGACACCGGCAGGGCAAATCTATGTGAGTTACGCGAGGCAGATCGTCCAGGTCAAACACCGTACCTATCAAATGATTCTGACGCAAAATTCTGCGCGGTCCGAACATTTTACTTTTGGCTCAACGCCTCACGCCGGCTCTATTTTATTCAGCCGGGCATATCCAGGATTTTACCACCGGTATCCCAATGTATCAATCGACTATCAGGAAGGGTATTTTATGGATCTGCTGAAAATGCTGCGGAATGGTGAAATCGATATCTGCCTGGGAGTAAGCGACAGCACGGAGTCCATTGACCAGAATCTGAGATTCCTGCCGATTATTGAAGAAGAACGCCTGATCGCGATTTCTTCCAATCACCCGTTGGCTGAGGGCGGAGTCCGTGACGGGCAGGATGCATGCATGCGCGTTTCCCTTTCACGCTTCAGGGATGTCCCTTTTATAGGATTTAATCCCAACACTTTCAGTTCTTATCTGATCCACAAACTGTCGTCTCAAGCCGGCTTTGTGCCGATCACCATCTATCAGACAAGCAACAGCATTCTGGCCCGCAATATGGCACGAACGATAAACGGCGTCACTCTTCTGCCTCGGAATGTCTGTCTTGCCAACGAAGGGATGTCATACTTTTCCAACGATCCTCCCTGCAGTTTCGTAAATGGCATTTATCTTCGAAATGATTTTGAAATAACAGAATCAATACAGTATTTTATTTACTTAGTGGCACATCTGGAAATTGAAACTCTGGCACCTGCGACTCTCCGTTTAAGTGATGAAATCCAGTCATATATTGAAAAGTGGGAAAAGTCGGGGAGGGATGAATTTGTTTGA
- a CDS encoding Bug family tripartite tricarboxylate transporter substrate binding protein gives MKKTIALVLTAAILTASVFSGCSGSGSSANSGTKSVGSTGTAAVDWPKKSVSLTVPASAGGGTDVQVRLLATAWNKSISNPSVVTNYDSIAVGIQTVSDAKNDGYTLLTTHSGFFCNYITGTLDVNPLTDLTTIACMNDMGTQCLIASTKAPYNTFTEMVEYSKSHQVTAAVSTNGASQFMMDLVQQETGAKFNYKESGTETEKLTNLAGGFIDVGVCTLDHAISYEKAGKVKVLGSFCADGKHVDESLGNSFKSFQDMGYKNIFWGTYMLVMGPKDMDPNLVEAINASLKGVVNDSDYKTGIEKQGGTVQWMSVKDSQAEVKKEFETIVKLAKASNCYVQG, from the coding sequence ATGAAAAAAACAATCGCACTGGTTTTGACGGCAGCGATCCTTACCGCTTCCGTATTTTCCGGCTGCAGCGGAAGCGGCTCTTCCGCAAATTCCGGGACCAAAAGCGTCGGTTCTACCGGTACTGCGGCAGTCGACTGGCCGAAAAAATCTGTTTCTCTGACGGTCCCTGCATCCGCGGGCGGCGGCACAGACGTCCAGGTGCGGCTCCTCGCCACCGCCTGGAACAAAAGCATTTCAAATCCGAGCGTCGTTACCAACTACGACAGCATCGCCGTTGGAATACAGACTGTTTCCGATGCGAAAAATGACGGCTATACACTTCTGACGACACATTCCGGCTTTTTCTGCAATTACATCACCGGCACGCTGGACGTGAACCCGCTCACGGATCTGACTACGATTGCCTGCATGAATGATATGGGTACCCAATGCCTGATTGCGAGCACAAAAGCGCCGTATAATACCTTTACTGAAATGGTCGAGTATTCGAAGAGCCATCAGGTGACTGCGGCTGTTTCCACCAATGGTGCTTCGCAGTTCATGATGGATCTGGTTCAGCAGGAAACAGGTGCAAAATTCAACTATAAGGAATCCGGCACGGAAACCGAAAAGCTCACAAACCTTGCGGGCGGTTTTATCGATGTCGGCGTCTGCACGCTGGATCACGCGATTTCCTATGAAAAGGCAGGGAAAGTCAAGGTCCTGGGCAGCTTCTGTGCGGATGGAAAACACGTGGACGAATCCTTGGGAAACAGTTTTAAGTCTTTTCAGGATATGGGCTATAAGAATATTTTCTGGGGAACTTACATGCTGGTGATGGGACCTAAGGATATGGATCCGAATCTCGTCGAGGCGATCAACGCTTCTCTCAAGGGCGTTGTCAATGACAGCGATTATAAAACCGGTATTGAAAAACAGGGTGGCACCGTTCAGTGGATGAGTGTCAAAGACAGTCAGGCAGAAGTTAAAAAAGAATTTGAAACCATTGTAAAGCTGGCAAAAGCGAGCAATTGTTACGTACAGGGTTAA
- a CDS encoding tripartite tricarboxylate transporter TctB family protein — protein sequence MTLKKDQIAGTIFILFAVVLFLNTGSIRVVANMDEPGARAFPYFVEGLLVVCSLGIMFGKTRKEKESEKNREPFLDMAGWIRLGMAIGVMLLYAVALQIIGFIVATPLLTIGFIYTLRSGRKVSLATSILIAVLTTVVVYFGFTKGFNIPLPEGILFSL from the coding sequence ATGACACTGAAGAAAGATCAAATTGCCGGGACCATTTTTATTTTATTTGCCGTTGTCCTTTTTCTGAACACCGGCAGCATCCGGGTGGTCGCAAACATGGATGAGCCGGGCGCTCGCGCCTTCCCGTACTTTGTGGAAGGGCTGCTGGTTGTGTGCTCTCTGGGTATCATGTTCGGCAAGACCAGGAAGGAGAAAGAATCGGAAAAAAACAGGGAGCCGTTTTTGGACATGGCCGGCTGGATCCGCCTTGGAATGGCCATAGGGGTGATGCTCCTTTACGCTGTGGCGCTTCAGATCATCGGATTTATCGTTGCGACTCCTCTTCTGACCATCGGCTTCATTTATACCCTGCGCAGCGGCCGGAAAGTCTCCCTTGCCACATCGATTCTGATTGCCGTGCTTACCACAGTGGTAGTTTACTTTGGATTCACCAAGGGGTTCAATATCCCGCTGCCAGAAGGAATACTGTTCAGCCTTTAG
- a CDS encoding tripartite tricarboxylate transporter permease, with translation MSIIISSLLICLQPANFAMIVVCAVAGIIFGAIPGLSGGLGITLLLPLTFALNTNISFCMLLGMYVGGVSGSFVAAVMLGIPGSNSSIATCFDGYPMSQKGETAKALAIGIIGSFIGTFFSVLIAIGLSPVIADLALKLGAWEYFSLCFCAITLVAALSKGNLFKGLIGATVGLILGIVGTDPVTGQIRWTFGMTGLSGGVDIIAVMLGVYALQQIAVDFAKGSQSLPDVGKMNLKGLGLTKDDLRPGVMIKSFLIGLWIGFLPGMGSGLSNMVAYSQAKTSSKYPEKFGTGIPDGIWASEVANNASIGGALIPMIALGIPGDGATALLLSALILHGLQPGPLMMQSSPGVTYMIFMACLVAAIIVLLLELVFKRWFPLLLKVPYHYLYSVIIVMCYVGAFTQTNTMFNVYMMVACAILGIGLMIAEIPMSPLILAFILGPNVENYFRKGMSYGGNSIAPFFTRPVSLIFLLIAFLVMLSPYIKDFRSRRKQAA, from the coding sequence TTGTCAATCATTATTTCTTCTTTGTTGATCTGCCTGCAGCCCGCCAACTTTGCGATGATTGTAGTTTGTGCCGTTGCGGGCATTATCTTCGGGGCCATTCCGGGCCTGTCCGGCGGGCTTGGCATCACATTGCTGCTGCCGCTGACATTTGCGCTCAACACCAATATTTCATTCTGTATGCTGCTGGGCATGTACGTCGGAGGTGTTTCAGGCTCTTTTGTGGCTGCCGTGATGCTGGGCATTCCGGGTTCTAACTCTTCCATCGCGACCTGCTTCGACGGTTATCCCATGAGTCAGAAGGGTGAAACCGCCAAGGCGCTTGCGATCGGCATTATAGGATCGTTCATAGGAACTTTCTTTTCGGTCCTGATTGCCATCGGATTAAGTCCCGTGATTGCAGATCTCGCGCTGAAATTGGGAGCGTGGGAATATTTCAGCCTTTGCTTTTGCGCGATCACTCTTGTGGCGGCTTTGTCCAAGGGAAACCTGTTCAAGGGATTGATCGGCGCTACCGTCGGCCTGATTCTCGGGATTGTCGGCACCGATCCGGTAACAGGGCAAATCCGCTGGACCTTCGGCATGACCGGTTTGTCCGGCGGCGTGGATATCATCGCAGTCATGCTGGGCGTATACGCCCTGCAGCAGATTGCGGTCGACTTTGCAAAGGGAAGCCAGAGCCTGCCCGACGTGGGCAAAATGAATTTAAAAGGCCTTGGTCTAACGAAGGACGACCTGAGGCCCGGTGTCATGATCAAGTCCTTCCTCATCGGCCTTTGGATCGGTTTCCTTCCCGGGATGGGTTCCGGCCTTTCCAATATGGTCGCCTACAGCCAGGCAAAAACCAGCAGCAAATATCCTGAAAAATTCGGGACGGGGATTCCGGACGGCATCTGGGCTTCGGAAGTTGCAAACAATGCCTCGATCGGCGGCGCGCTGATTCCGATGATAGCGCTCGGGATTCCGGGCGACGGTGCCACGGCGCTTCTGCTGAGCGCGCTGATCCTTCACGGCCTGCAGCCAGGCCCGCTGATGATGCAGTCTTCGCCGGGAGTCACTTATATGATTTTTATGGCTTGTCTGGTCGCGGCAATTATTGTACTGCTGTTGGAGCTTGTGTTTAAACGGTGGTTCCCGCTGCTGCTGAAGGTTCCCTATCATTACCTGTACAGCGTCATTATCGTCATGTGCTATGTAGGCGCGTTCACCCAGACCAATACCATGTTCAATGTTTATATGATGGTGGCCTGCGCCATTCTCGGAATCGGCCTCATGATTGCCGAGATTCCGATGAGCCCGCTGATTCTCGCCTTTATTCTCGGTCCAAACGTGGAAAACTACTTCCGCAAGGGAATGAGCTACGGCGGAAACAGCATTGCGCCGTTTTTCACCAGGCCGGTTTCCTTAATCTTCTTATTGATCGCGTTCCTTGTAATGCTGAGTCCCTACATCAAGGATTTCAGATCCAGAAGAAAACAGGCGGCATGA
- a CDS encoding MBL fold metallo-hydrolase, translating into MRGCCDRPWEWAIRPFRVTPHVYYVSGNTWVGCYLFDTGDGLILLDTAMQPSLYMLLSSIDALGYHPKDIKTILLSHAHYDHCGGAKGMQELTGAKTYLGERDLEFMEHPELIYPDRYPYNRFNVDELYRDDKPIQQGRFTIHTLSTPGHTPGCTSFFFEDTDERTNRTYRCAMHGGVGLNTLADDYFITTGQPVTLRREYRESIIKCSRYQVDIAIGSHPNQTNMLEHLKKNSGCEYPQYDQDAWMKMIRFRLSQLTGIESESKLEF; encoded by the coding sequence ATGCGAGGCTGCTGTGACCGGCCATGGGAATGGGCGATTCGCCCTTTCCGGGTGACGCCGCACGTTTACTACGTGAGCGGGAACACCTGGGTCGGCTGTTACCTGTTTGACACCGGAGACGGCTTGATCCTGCTGGATACCGCCATGCAGCCCAGCCTATACATGCTGTTGAGTTCCATTGATGCCTTAGGCTATCATCCCAAGGACATTAAGACCATCCTGCTCAGCCATGCGCATTATGACCATTGCGGCGGGGCCAAAGGAATGCAGGAACTGACCGGTGCTAAAACATATCTCGGGGAGCGCGACCTTGAATTTATGGAGCATCCGGAACTGATCTACCCTGACAGATATCCGTATAACCGCTTCAACGTTGACGAACTGTACCGCGACGATAAGCCCATTCAGCAGGGAAGGTTCACCATTCATACATTGTCCACACCCGGACACACCCCGGGATGCACCAGCTTCTTTTTTGAAGATACAGACGAAAGGACCAACAGGACCTATCGCTGTGCCATGCACGGCGGCGTTGGGCTGAATACGCTGGCCGACGACTATTTTATCACCACAGGCCAACCGGTCACGCTGCGCAGGGAATATCGGGAAAGCATAATCAAATGCAGCAGATATCAGGTGGATATTGCGATCGGTTCCCACCCCAATCAAACGAATATGCTGGAGCATTTAAAGAAGAACAGCGGCTGCGAATATCCGCAGTACGACCAGGACGCATGGATGAAAATGATCCGTTTCCGCCTTTCCCAGCTTACTGGCATTGAGTCTGAGTCAAAGCTTGAATTCTAA
- a CDS encoding enolase C-terminal domain-like protein — protein sequence MNKFNTPIVTKMQVIPVAGYDSMLMTLSGAHASCFTRNLVLLQDNTGHTGIGEIHGGDYTCSALRGVAELVEGQPVVKYRSVLDKIHKAASRSGEDDGEGIQSLDISKLKFVVKAEWAIECALLDLLGQYLGVPMCELLGNGRQRDQVETLGYLFYVEDKDKAPRMNYLDESQSKDPWFRLRRKKMMTPERIALQADTLHGKYGFQNFKLKGGVLPGDQEMEAVRAVKKEFPQGRVNIDPNGAWSLKEAVEYCRDMHGILTYVEDPCGPEQGFSGREILSEFKNATHFPVATNMIATDWRQFYHAATLKSVDIVLADPHFWGFGGSVRMAQILQEWGLTWGIHSNNHFDITLAAYAHVAAAVPGKPAPIDTHWIWQDGQNLLKDTPKIRNGFLEVPEGPGLGVTLDTERVEQANKLYNTLSSHDRDDSVAMQYLIPGWKFDSKKPALVRP from the coding sequence ATGAATAAATTCAATACTCCAATTGTAACAAAGATGCAGGTGATTCCAGTCGCAGGATATGACAGCATGCTGATGACGCTGAGCGGCGCTCACGCATCCTGCTTTACACGGAATCTCGTGCTTTTACAGGACAATACCGGTCATACCGGAATTGGTGAGATTCATGGCGGAGACTATACCTGCAGCGCGCTTCGCGGTGTCGCGGAGCTGGTGGAAGGGCAGCCGGTTGTAAAATACCGGTCCGTTCTGGACAAAATTCATAAAGCAGCTTCCCGGTCCGGGGAGGATGACGGAGAAGGAATCCAAAGCCTTGATATCAGCAAACTGAAATTTGTCGTTAAAGCGGAATGGGCCATCGAGTGTGCCCTGCTCGATCTGCTGGGACAGTATCTGGGAGTTCCCATGTGTGAGCTTCTTGGAAACGGCAGGCAAAGAGATCAGGTTGAAACCCTGGGTTATTTATTTTATGTCGAAGATAAGGATAAAGCACCCCGGATGAACTATCTGGATGAAAGCCAGAGTAAAGACCCCTGGTTTCGTCTGCGCCGAAAGAAGATGATGACTCCGGAGAGGATCGCTCTGCAGGCGGACACGCTGCACGGCAAATACGGTTTTCAGAATTTTAAGCTGAAAGGCGGCGTGCTTCCCGGCGATCAGGAAATGGAAGCGGTGCGCGCGGTAAAAAAAGAGTTTCCGCAGGGCCGCGTAAACATCGATCCGAATGGGGCCTGGAGTCTGAAGGAGGCTGTGGAATACTGCCGGGATATGCATGGGATACTGACTTACGTGGAAGATCCCTGCGGCCCCGAGCAGGGATTCAGCGGGCGTGAAATTCTGAGCGAATTCAAAAATGCAACCCATTTCCCGGTTGCGACTAATATGATCGCTACGGATTGGAGGCAATTTTATCATGCGGCGACACTGAAAAGTGTCGACATCGTATTGGCGGATCCTCATTTTTGGGGATTCGGCGGAAGCGTGCGCATGGCGCAGATTCTTCAGGAATGGGGCCTCACCTGGGGAATCCACTCCAACAATCATTTTGACATCACTTTGGCTGCCTACGCGCACGTGGCGGCGGCCGTACCCGGTAAGCCCGCTCCGATCGACACGCACTGGATCTGGCAGGACGGTCAAAACTTACTTAAAGATACGCCCAAGATTCGGAACGGGTTCCTTGAAGTCCCTGAAGGGCCGGGCCTTGGGGTAACGTTGGATACTGAGCGGGTTGAACAGGCGAACAAGCTTTACAATACTCTTTCAAGCCACGACCGGGATGATTCCGTAGCAATGCAGTATTTGATCCCGGGCTGGAAATTCGATTCCAAAAAGCCTGCGCTGGTCCGTCCGTAA
- a CDS encoding response regulator transcription factor, with product MEYFKILIADDEEAVRRLISRILESEGMISFQAANGSDTLTMLRKQTFDLILLDVMMDGMDGFSALREIRSHGITTPVIILSGKKEDCDKVFGLEIGADDYITKPFSPPVLTAKVKACLRRSRIDGRRLQGVLEAGPFQYLCDEMRLMKNGTEIVLSGRENMMMKYFLSNLNRILTKEQIYNHVWGNRVVDDNTIMVHIRHLRMKIEDNPDRPVFLKTVRGLGYQFSV from the coding sequence TTGGAATATTTCAAAATTTTAATCGCCGACGATGAAGAGGCCGTCCGCAGATTAATCTCCAGAATATTGGAAAGCGAAGGAATGATCTCCTTTCAGGCCGCAAATGGTTCGGATACCCTGACGATGCTGCGGAAGCAGACATTCGACCTGATTCTCCTCGACGTGATGATGGACGGCATGGACGGATTTTCGGCCCTGCGCGAAATACGTTCGCACGGCATTACGACGCCGGTGATCATACTGAGCGGCAAAAAGGAAGACTGCGACAAGGTCTTCGGGCTGGAAATCGGCGCGGACGACTATATCACCAAACCGTTCAGCCCCCCCGTCCTGACCGCAAAGGTCAAGGCCTGCCTCCGGCGGTCCCGCATCGACGGCAGACGGCTGCAGGGTGTTCTCGAAGCCGGTCCGTTCCAATACCTGTGCGACGAGATGCGCCTGATGAAAAACGGGACGGAAATCGTGCTCTCGGGCCGGGAAAACATGATGATGAAATATTTTCTGAGCAACCTCAACCGCATCCTTACAAAAGAGCAGATCTATAATCATGTCTGGGGGAACCGGGTCGTGGACGACAACACCATCATGGTACATATCCGGCATCTGCGCATGAAGATCGAGGATAATCCCGACAGGCCCGTATTTTTGAAAACCGTACGCGGACTGGGGTATCAGTTTTCAGTCTAA